TCGCCGTCGGCCACGACCACCTGAAGGGGGCCGTTGAAGCCCGGCCCGAAGCCCTCGGCGAGCAGGTCGTAGGCCTGGCGGGTGGTCGTCGAGGCGTCGTCGTTGCCCTGGTCCGTGGCGCCGAGGCGCAGCGACAGCACGGGCAGCGCCAGGACGGCCATGACGACGAGGGCGAGCGCGGCGATCGTCCGGGGGCGGCGCTGCACGCCCGTCGACCAGCGGGCCGACGGACTGCTCGTCTTCTCCGGCTCGGGCCCCGTGGCCGCCAGCAGGCGCCGCTGCCTGCGGCTCAGCACGCGCACGCCGAGGAAGCCGAGCAGCGCGGGCAGCAGCGTCGTCGCGGCGAGGACGCTCAGGACCACCGTGAGAGAGGTGCCGATGACGACGCCGTCCAGGAAGCGCAGGTTCGTCACCAGCATGCCGGCGAGCGCGATGCACACCGTGCCGCCCGCGAACAGCACGGCCCGGCCTGAGGTGTTGAGGGCGGTGACCGTCGACTCCTCCGGGTCCAGGCCGCGCAGGACGCCCTTGCGGTGCCGGGTGACGATGAACAGGGCGTAGTCGATGCCGACGCCGAGTCCGATCAGCGAGGACAGCAGCGGGGCCAGGTCCGGGATGTCGGTGACGTGGCTGAGCAGCTGGGTCGAGAACAGCCCCATGCCGACGCCGAAGACCGCCACGGCGAGCGGCAGCAGCATCGCGTACAGCGAGCCGAAGGCCAGGAACAGGACCACGGCGGCCGCCGCGAGGCCGACCATCTCGGCGAGGCCGGTGGGCGGCTCCTGCACCCGCTGGACGGCCTGGCCGCCCACCTCGACGTCGAGGCCGTCCCGACCGGCGCCCCGCGCGGTGTCGACGACGTCCTGGACGAGTTCCTTGGGCACCGCGTTCGCCTGCTCGGTGAAGGTGATCTGGGCGTAGGCGATCCGCCCGTCGCCGCTGATCTGCGCCGCACCCCCCGCGTAGGGGCCGGTGACCCCTCCGACGCCCTTCATCTTCGCGATGTCGTCGAGGACGGGCTGCATCCGGGACCGTACGCCCTGGTCCCGTACCGAGCCCTCGTCGACCTTCCAGACGACCGTGTCGGTGTCGCCCGCGCGCGCGGGGAACGCCTTCTCCATCAGGTCGTACGCCTTCTTGGAGTCCGTGTCGGGGAGGGAGAAGACGTTCGCGTAGTCCGTGCCCGCCGCCGAGGCCGAGAATCCCAGCCCGAACAGCGCCCCCACCCAGAGCAACAGGACCACCAGCCGGTGCCGATAGCACCAGCGCGCCAATGCCGCCACGCTCAAACTCCTTCTGCAGATCGTCGGTCGGTCCCCCAGGTCCTGGGCACCAGGATCGGCGGGCGCGCACCGGTGCGGACATGCGGACGGGCCGACTCTCAAGGAACTCCAAAGCGGGAACCGGTCCCGGCGGCCCGGGGGCCCGCCGATACTGGGGGCATGACGACGGCTTGTGGAACCGTGCTGGTCGTGGAGGACGAACCGAGCATCGCGGACGTCCTCGCCATCGCCCTGCGCTATCACCGCTTCGAGGTCATGACGGCGGGCACGGTCCGTGAGGCCCTCGCCCTCGCCGACCGGACCAGGCCGGACGCGGCCCTCCTCGACGTGATGCTGCCGGACGGCGACGGCAGGGCGCTGGGGCGCGAACTGCGGGCCCGCAGGCCCGACCTGGCGCTGGTGTTCCTCACCGCGCGGGACGCGCCGGCCGAGATCGTCGGCGCCCTCGGCTTCGGCGACGACTACATCACCAAGCCGTTCGACATCGACGTGGTGGTCGCCCGGATCACGGCGGTCCTGCGGCGCACCCGGCCGGCCGACGTCCTGCCGCAGCGGCCGCCGCTGCGCTACGGCGACCTGGAGCTGGACGAGACGACGTACGAGGTGCACCGGGCGGGGCGCTCGGTCGAGCTCACCCCCACCGAGTACGCGCTGCTGCGCTTCCTGGTGCGCAACGGCGGCCGGGTCGTGCCCAAGGAACAACTCCTGCGCCACGTCTGGCAGTACGAGCACACCCCGCCGGAGTCGACCGTCGTGGAGACTTACATCAGCTATCTGCGGCGCAAGCTGGACTCCCTGGGGCCGCCGGTGATCACCACCCGGCGTGGCGTGGGATACGGGCTGGCGTGAGGCGGATCCACCGGCACGGCGTCCACTCCCTGCGCGCCAAGCTGACGGCGGCGAGCGTCGGGCTGCTCGCGCTCGGCATCGTCGTGGCGACCGCCGTCAGCCTGATGGGGATGCGGCACTACCTGCTCGACCAGGTGGACACCGAGCTGACCCGTCTGCGCGACTCGCTCGGCGGTTCGCGGCTCACGCTGAGCCAGATCGACTCGCTGAGCGCGCTGAGCGTCGTCAGCGACCGCCTCTCGCCCCGGGGCGGCGACGCGCCTCCCGCGCCGGACTCGGTGTTCACCGCCGTCGACGGCCGGGGCACCGCCCTCACCCTGTTCGGCGTCGAGCCCACCGAAGCCCAGCGCGGTCTCGCCGACGCCGTACGGGACCCGGATGCGCTGGCCGCCGCCGACGGCCCGAGCGACGTCACCGTGCACGGCGTCCCCTACCGGGCGACCGCGACCCGGCTCTCCGACGGCACGTACATCCTGCTGGCCACCTCCACCGAGGCCCTCCACAACGGCATAGCGAAGGCCCTCCGGCTGGACCTCGCCGTCGGCACGCTGCTGCTGGCGCTGCTCGCCTGTCTGACGCTGTTCAGCGTGCGGCGGCGGATGCGGCCGCTGGAGGACATGGTGGAGACCTCGTCGGCGATCGCCGAGGGGGACCTGACCCGGCGGGTGCCCTCCAGCCAGCACCCCGCCCACGAGGTCGAACAGCTGCGGCTGGCCCTGAACTCGATGCTCCACCAGGTGGAGACGGCGTACCGCACGCGCGAGCGCAGCGCGGCCCAGCTACGCCGTTTCGTGGCCGACGCCTCGCACGAGCTGCGCACCCCGCTCTCCGCGATCCGCGGCTATCTCCAGCTGTACGACCAGGGGATGCTGGTCGAGCCGGAGGAGCGCCGGCGGGCCTGGGACCGGATGAACGGCGAGGTGGACCGGATGGGCCGGCTGGTCGACGAGCTGCTCATGCTGGCCCGTCTCGACCAGCGGCCCGAGCTGCGGCTGCGCACGGTGGACGTGAGCCGTCTGGTGCGGGAGTCGGCGCAGGACCTGCGGGCGCAGCAGCCCGGCCGTCCGGTGACCGTCGAGGCCGACGGGGCCGTGCTGCTGCGGGCCGACGAGTCGGGGCTGCGGCAGGTGCTGGGCAACCTGGTCGGCAACGTGCGCACGCACACGCCGGCCGGGGTACCGGTGCGGCTCGGCGTGGGGCGGGTGGACGGCGTCGTACGGCTGTGGGTGGAGGACGAGGGGCCGGGGCTGGCCGCCGAGGACGCGGCCCGGGTCTTCGACCGCTTCTTCCGGGCCGGCGGCGGCGCGGGCAGCGGGCTGGGCCTGGCGATCGTGCAGGGCGTCGTCGGGGCCCACGGGGGCGAGGTGAGCGTGCGGACGGCGCCGGGTGAGGGCCTGGGAGTGACGGTGACGTTGCCGACCCGCCCGAAGACCTGCGCGTAGGGCGACCGCGGACCGGGACGAGACCGACCTGGACGTCCGACCGGGGGCGGCCGGCCAGGGGACGATCGGCGGAGGTCGGGGGACGGGGGACGGGGGACGGAGGGCAGGGGACGGGAGACGGGGCCCGGAGGGCGGGGCCGCGGGTGGGGTCAGAAGGGGGCGGCGACCAGGGCCCAGACGGTCTTGCCGTGGCGGCCTCTGCTCCACACGCCCCACGCCGTGGCGATGTGCTCCACCAGGGGCAGTCCGCGGCCGTGCTCCTCCCACTCCCCCACCTGCCGCAGCCGGGGGGCCTGCCGTCCCTCGTCGGAGACCTCTATCAGGCACGAGCCGTCGCCCAGGGCGGTCACCGCCACCTCGAACTCCCGCTCGCGCACGGGGTCCGGCCGGCCCGAGGAGCGCGCGGGAGACGTGTGGCGCACGACGTTGGTGGCCAGCTCGGACACGACGAGGACGGCGCCGGTGAGCGCGGGGTCGTCGGGGCGGTGTCCCCAGTCGACGAGATGGTCCCGCACCCGGCGCCGGGCGAGGCCGACGGACGCCGGATGCCGGGGCAGCCGGAAGGAGTTGCGTCTCGACACGTCCGCTCCTCCCCCGCACACACCTCCGTCGCACGGTGCCGTGCCGGGTGAGTGCCCGGTGTCACGGGGGCGTATGCCCGGAGCGTGGGATCAACCGCGCGCGCCGGGGCGCACGAAGGCTCAGATCCGGTCGAGCTTCCAGAGGCGGAACACGCCGTTGCCGTCCGCCAGGTACTGGCCGCCGCCGACCGCCGAGGAGGTGACGACGTACTCCTTGCGCTGCCACAGCGGGATGACCGGCACGTCCTCGGCGATGACCTGCTGCAGTCCGCGGAAGTCGTCGGCGACCCGGCCGCGGTCGGCGAACTGCCGGCTGTCGGCGATGTACTTGTCGACGCCCTTGTCGCTGTAGCCGGTGTTCATGGTGGAGTCGGTGCCGACGAGCGGGGCCGCGAAGGTGTCCGGGTCGGGGTAGTCGGCGACCCAGCCGACGGCGTAGGCGTCGAGTCTGCCGGTGGCCCACCGCTTCTGGAAGTCGGTCCACTCGTAACCCTTGACGTTCACCTTGAACAGGCCGCCGGCCTCCAGCTGCCGCTTGATCTCCGCGGCCTCGGCCGCCGCCGAGCCGCTGCCCAGGCCGTAGCCGTAGGTGAACTTCACCGGGATGCTGACGCCGGCCTTCTCCAGGAGCTTGCGCGCCTTCCCGGGATCCTGGGCCGGGTAGCTGTCGAAGAAGGAGGTGGTGTGACCGGTGATCCCGGTCGGGATGAGCGAGTACAGCGGCTCGACGGTCCCGTCGTACACGGTCGACGCGAGCTGCTCGCGGTCGATCAGCCAGGCCACCGCCTTGCGGACGTCGACGTCGTGCAGCGGCGAGCCGGAGCGGGTGTCGAAGTACAGGTTGCGGATCTCGGAGCTGTCGGCCTCGGTGACCCGCTGGCCGGGGTCGCTGGCGTTGAGGGCGGCGAGGACCGCGGGCGGCAGCTGGCGGGTGGCCGCCTCGACGTCCTCGGCCTTCCACGCCTTCTCCAGCGCCTCCGGGTCGGAGTAGTAGCGCAGCTCGACGGGCGCGCCCGTGGAGACCGCGCCCCGGTAGCGCGAGTTGGGCGACAGCTCGGCCTTCTCGCCCTTGGTGTACCCGGTGAGCGCGTAGGGGCCGGTGCCGTCGACGCCGTCGCCCGTGCGCAGGGCGTCGGCCGGATAGCGGGTGTGGTCGAGAATCGATCCGGCCCCGGTGGCCACCTTGAACGGGAAGGTGGCGTCCGGCGACGACAGATGGAAGGTGACGGTCAGGTTCTTGGCGTCCACGGACTTCAGGGTGGAGAACAGGGACGCCGGACCGACATCCGCGTTGATCTTCTTGACCCGGTCGAAGGAGAACTTCACGTCCTCGGCCGTCACCTTGTCGCCGTCGGTGAAGGCGAGGTCGTCACGCAGTTCGCAGGTGTAGGTGAGCAGGCTGCCCTTGGCGAAGGAACAGCTCCTGGCCGCGTCCGGCACCGGCGAGACGCCGCCCGGCTCGTATGTCAGCAGCGACTGGAAGACGTTGCTGAACAGCGCCCAGGATCCGGCGTCGTAGGCGCCCGCCGGGTCCAGCGAGGTGACGGTGTCCGTGGTGCCGACCGTGATGGTCGCGTCGCTCTTCTCCTTCGACGGCAGCAGCTGCCATCCGCCCACTGCGATCACCGCGAGGACCAGCGGCGTCAGGAGAATCCGCATGCGAACAGAGCGCATGGTGGTGCCCTGCCTCCCCAGGCCGCCAGACGGGCCCAGTCCACAAAAAGTGCCGCTCCCCTTGGCGGCGGCCTCACCTAACCACAGGAGTTTCGACCGGGGGAAGAGGTGTCCGGCGAGATGGGAAAGAACTTACCGACGCACTGTTTCGGCCGGGTTTCACAGCTCCTTCTCAGGTTCTGCGCAAGGGATCAGACGGGGCGTCAGGTCCGGCCGGGCGGCCGGGCCGGGGACCCGGCCGGGCCCCCGTCAGGCGTGCCGGGAGGCCAGTTCGACGACGGTGATGTCGGACGGCGCGCCGACGCGCGTGGGCGGACCCCAGGCGCCGGCGCCCCGGGACACGTACAGCTGGGTGTCGCCGTGGCGTTCGAGTCCCGCCACGGTGGGGTTCGCGGCGGCGGCGACGAAGTTGCCGGGCCACAGCTGACCGCCGTGGGTGTGTCCGGAGAGCTGGAGGTCGACGCCGTGGCGCATCGCGTCGTGGATCTGGACCGGCTGGTGGGCGAGGAGCACGCAGGCGCGTGCGGTGTCGCGCCCGCCGAGCGCCCGGGTGAAGTCGGGACCCTGTCCCTCGCTCTCGCCGGCGATGTCGTTGACGCCGGCGAGGTCGAACCAGCCGAGCTCGGTGCGCGCGTTCTCCAACGGGGTGAGGCCGAGCCGGCGCACCTCCTCGACCCAGCTCGCGGCGCCGGAGAAGTACTCGTGGTTGCCGGTGACGAAGTAGCTGCCGTGACGGGCCCTCAGCTGCGAGAGCGGGGCGGCCGCCGGCCCGAGGTCCTTGACGCTGCCGTCGACGAGGTCGCCGACGACCGCGATCAGGTCGGGCTGCGTCGCGTTGATCGTGTCCACGACCTTCTGCGCGAAGCCCCGGCCCAGCACCGGGCCCAGATGGATGTCGCTGACCACCGCGATCCGGTAACCGTGTGCGGCCCGCGGAAGCTTGGCGAGCGCAACGGTCACCCGCTTGACCCGGGGTCCGCGCAGCACGCCGTAGGTGCCGTAGCCGACGGTCCCCGCGGCGGCCGCGGCCGCCGCGCCGGCCGCCACCCGGGCGACGAACAGCCGCCGGGACGGCGAGGGCGCCCCGGCGCCCGGCCTCCCCGCCCCCGGCTCCGCTGACGCCGACCGCCCGGACGCCGATCGCCCGGACGCCTGCTGCCCGGACGCCTGCTGCCGGGAGTCCGCCTGCTCCGGCCCCGGCCGCCCCGGCCCGGACTTCGCCGACCCGGACTCCTCCGGCTCCGGCTTCCCCCGACCCGGCTTCCGCTGACCCGACTCGCCCGGTCCCGGCGTGCCCGGTGCCGGGTTCTGCCCCGAGGCGGAGCGTTCGAGGGCGGGCGCGCCCACCGGGACCGGATCCGGCCGCGGGCCGGCGACGGACGTCCCGGCCGGGGCTCCGGCGCGTGCCCGCCTTTCCAGGAAGCGGCGCAGCAGCGGCCGTACCGCCTCGCCCACGACGACGCCCAGCAGCAGGTAGACCGACAGGGCCAGCCAGAGGAAGCCCGGCCAGGCGAGGACCTGCTGGAGCAGGAAGGGGGCGCCGGACCGCTCGGCGACGAGGGCGCCGACGGCCAGGACCCAGCCGCCGGCGATGAGCGCGGCGCCGCCGCGGCGGGCCCACCCGGGGCCGCGGGTGGTGTCGCGGAACAGCCGGCGCCACAGGTACCAGTTGGCCGTGACCAGCACGGTCAGTGCGACGAGCGCGAAGACGATCACCATGGCTATGACGTCCGGCCGAGTGCGCGCAGACCACGCAACCCGATGGCCCCGACGACCGTCCCCAATACGAAGGACACGACGGCCAGCGTGAGATGCACCCAGAAGTACGCGGTGGGGTCGCCGTCCTCGAACGCGAGCCCGCTGCTGTCCTTGACCAGGTTCTTGACGAAAGTGACCCAGATGATCCAGCTCCACACCCCGAAGGCGAGCAGGAACCAGGAGAGGCGGCGGCTGAGCGTCATGTGTTCAGTATCGCCGCCCGGTGTCCTGTTCCGTGACCGGGGTGGGGAGGGCAGCGGGACTTCGCGTCTTCGGCCGGGTACGTTCTGCGTCGTGCCCGCACCCATGAAGCAGACCGTCAGGCGCTCCCTGCTGGTCACCTCCGCGACCCTCGCGGCCCTCGCGCTGACCGCCCCCGTCTCGCTCGCCGCGCCGATCCCGCCCCCGTCGGCGCCCCGTTCGCCCTCGGCGTCGCCGCCCGCCTCGGCGTCGGCCTCGCCGTCCGCCGGAGCCTCGAAGCGGGCCTCGGCGTCCGCCGCTCCCTCGGTCACTCCCCCGGCGAAGATGTCGACCGTGGGCGGCGCCCGGCTCGGCCAGGCCGGCACCCAGGTGACGATCGCGGGCGGCGCGCCGGTGCTGCCGAAGGACCTCACGGCGCGGTCGTGGATCGTCGCGGACGCCGAGTCGGGCGATGTGCTCGCCTCGCACAACGCGCACTGGCGGCTGCCCCCGGCGAGCACGATGAAGATGCTGTTCGCCGACACCGTGCTGCCTCGTTTCCCCCGGGCCACCGTGCACAAGGTCGACCCGAAGGACCTGGCCGGCATCGGCTCGGGCTCCAGCCTCGTCGGCATAAAGGAGGGCGAGACGTATACGGTCCACGACCTGTGGCTCGGCGTCTTCCTGCGGTCGGGCAACGACGCCGTGCACGTCCTGTCCGCGATGAACGGCGGCGTCGCCGCCACGGTCGCCCAGATGAACGAGCACGCCGGCGAACTGCAGGCCCTCGACACCCACGTCGTCTCCCCGGACGGCTACGACGCGCCCGGGCAGGTCTCCTCGGCGTACGACCTGACGCTGTTCGCCCGTTCGGGCCTGCAGAAGAAGGACTTCCGGGAGTACTGCTCGACCGTCTCGGCCAAGTTCCCCGGCGAGACGACGAAGAACAAGAAGGGAAAGACCAGCCGCGGGACCTTCGAGATCCAGAACACCAACCGGCTGCTGAGCGGCGACTACGACATCTCCCAGTACCCGGGCATCGCGGGCGTCAAGAACGGCAACACCACCAACGCGGGCGCCACCTTCACCGGCGTCGCCGAGCGCAACGGCAAGGTGCTGCTCGTCACGGTCATGAACCCGGAGAAGTCCGACCACAACGAGGTCTACAAGGAGACCGCCGCCCTGTTCGACTGGGGGTTCCAGGCGGCCGGCAAGGTTACTCCGGTGGGCGAGCTGGTCGCGCCGAGGAACGCCGCGCAGCCGAGCGCCCAGCCCGGCGCGAACCCGTCCGCGGGGACGGGGCAGGCGGGCGGCGCGGGGAACGCGTCGGCGAAGCCGGTGGCGGGCGCGGTGGCGGACGACGGCTCCGGCGGCATGTGGATCGCGCTGGCGATCACCGGCGGTCTGTTGGTGCTGCTCGCGGGCGGCGCGTGGCTGGTCAACCGGCGCTGGCCGCTGCCGGACCTGGTACGACGTCGTCGCTGACGTCGATGTCCCCGGGCTCGTCGGGTGCGCTGCCGGTCGCCGTCCAGGCCGCGCAGTACAGGACCAGCTTCGCGGTGAAGTTGATCCACAGCAGCAGGGCGATGGGCACGCCGAACGCGCCGTACATGCTCTTCGCGGCCACGCCCTGCATGTATCCGCTCAGCAGCAGCTTCAGCAGCTCGAAGCCGACGGCGCCGATGAACGCGGCGACGACGAGCCGGCGGCGGCCCGGTTCGACGCCCGGCAGCAGGGTGAGGACGTAGAGCAGCAGCAGGAAGTCGGCGAGGACGGCGACGGCGAACGCGGCGGACCGCAGCAGGACGCTGCCCCAGCCGGCCTGGTCGATGCCTAGTTCGTCCGTGATCCAGTCGACCAGCGCCGAGGCGACGGTGGAGATCGCGAGGGTGAGCAGGAGCGCGCCGCCGAGCCCGACGAGGACACCGGCGTCCTTCGCCTTGGCGAGGACCGGGTTCTCGTCCTTGTCGGGCAGCTCCCACACCGCGCGCAGGCAGTCCCGCATCTGCCCGACCCAGCCGATGCCGGTGAGCAGCAGGACGGCGCCGGCGATGGACCCGATCGTGCCGGCGTTCTCGACCAGTCCGTTGATGTCGATCTGGTCGGAGATGCCGGGGACCTGGTCGGCGATCTTGTCCTGGAGTTCCTGCTGCCGGGACTCGCTCAGCGTGGCGGCGGCGACGGCTGCGGCGACGGTGAGCAGCGGGAAGAGCGCGACGAAGCTGACGAACGTCATCGCGGCGGCGAGCCGCGTCCACTTCACGCGGTCCAGGCGCTCGTACGACCGCCACGCGTGCGTGGCCATGAGACGCGCGACCGCCGGCCCGATCCCGGGCAGCTTGCTGAGCCAGTCCATGAGCCCACTCTGCCCTGCTCCGGGAGGATGACGCCGGGGGGAGGGGTACGAGTACGCCGACGCCACCGAAACTCCGGCAATATCGAGCCACATCTCATTAATCGCCCATTTCGGGGATGATCGTCACGTTTCACGACCGGTCGCCCGAGCAGGGGCGATACGGTCGCCGACATGCCTGCCGAGACCGTTCCCGGCACCGTCGCTCAGGAGCCCCTATGAAGGACGCCTCCGGCCTCCCCCAGTCCCTGCTCGTCCTCGGCGGCACGTCCGAGATCGCCCTGGCCACCGCGCGCCGGCTGATCGCCCGCCGCACCCGCACGGTGTGGCTGGCCGGGCGGCCGTCGCCGGCCCTGGAGTCGGCCGCCGCGAAGCTGCGGCTGCTGGGGGCGGACGTCCACACCGTGCCGTTCGACGCGCTGGACCCGGAGTCCCACGAGACGGTCCTCGGGAAGGTCTTCGCCGAGGGCGACGTCGACCTGGTGCTGCTCGCCTTCGGCGTCCTCGGCGACCAGGCGAACGACGAGCGCGAGCCGGCGGCCGCGGTGCGCGTCGCGCAGACCAACTACACGGGGGCGGTGTCCGCCGGCCTGATCGCCGCGCAGGCCCTGCAGGCGCAGGGACACGGCTCGCTGGTGGTGTTCTCGTCGGTGGCCGCCGAGCGGGCCCGCCGCTCCAACTTCATCTACGGCTCCAGCAAGGCCGGCCTCGACGCCTTCGCCCAGGGTCTGGGCGACGCCCTGCACGGCACCGGCGTCCACGTCATGGTCGTCCGCCCCGGGTTCGTGCGGACGGCGAAGACGGCCGGGCGGGAGGAGACGCCGCCGACGACCACCCCGGAGGAGGTCGCCACGGCCGTCGAACTGGGACTGCGGCGCCGCTCGGAGACGGTCTGGGCGCCCGGGGTGCTGCGCGCGGTGATGTCCGCCCTGCGCCACCTGCCGCGGGGCCTGTTCCGGCGACTGCCGCTCTGAACCGGTCGGCCCTGGACCGGCTGCCGCTCTGAACCGGTCGACCCTGGACCGGCTGCCGCTCTGAGCCCGCCGGACGGGACTCAGCGGGCCGGCAGGGAACCCCGGTCGACGTGGGCGGCCTGCGGGGGCACCACCGTGCCGCCGAAGGGGTACTCGCGGAGCTTGCGCCAGACGCCGTCGGCTCCCTGTTCGGCGAGGGCGAAGCCGGTGCAGGGCCACTCGGCCTCGTAGCCGGCGAGCTCCTGGAAGGCCCGGTCCATCGCCGCCTCGTCGATGCCGTGCGCGACGGTGACGTGCGGGTGGTACGGGAACTGCAGCTCACGCACGAGGGGCCCGGAGGCGTCCCGGATGCGCTGCTGGAGCCGAGCGCAGGTCTCCGCGCCCTGAACGACCCTCAGGTAGACCACCGGCGACAGCGGCCGGAACGTCCCGGTGCCGGACAGCCGCATCGGGAAGGGCCGGCCGGCCGCCGCGACCTCGGCGAGGTGCGCCTCGACGGCGGGCAGCGCGCCCGCGTCGATCTCGGTCGGCGGCAGGAGCGTGACGTGGGTGGGGATGCCGTGAGCCGCGGCGTCGCCGAAGCCTGTGCGCCGCTCCTGGAGCAGGCTGCCGTGAGGCTCCGGGACCGCGATCGACACGCCGATCGTTACGGTCCCCACGTCTTCTCCTGTCGTCATGTCGTGATGGCGGGGTGTGGTGCCGGGTTCGTACTCAGTCGTACGGCTATCGACTGTACGACCACCGCTGTGCTCTGGGCAGGCGCAGACGGAGTGATGTGCAGCGCTCTGCCGCGGGGAACATGTGTGCGGTGCGCCCCGAGTGCTTCGAAGCGCCTTCAGTGCTTCGCGGGCAGGAAGCCCATCCGCTCGTACGTCCGGGACAGCGTCTCGGCGGCCACGGCGCGTGCCTTCTCGGCGCCCTTGGCGAGGATCGAGTCGAGCGTCTCGGGGTCGTCCAGGTACTGCTGGGTGCGGTCCCGGAACGGCGTCACGAAGTCGACGACGACGTCGGCGAGGTCCGTCTTGAGCGCGCCGTAGAGCTTGCCCTCGTAAGCGAGCTCCAGCTCGGGGACGCTTCGGCCGGTCAGCGTCGAGAGGATCGTGAGCAGGTTGCTGACGCCGGGCTTGTTCGCGGCGTCGTAGCGGATGACCGTGTCGGTGTCGGTGACCGCGCTGCGCACCTTCTTCGCGGTGGCCTTCGGCTCGTCGAGCAGGTTGATGAGGCCCTTGGGCGTGGACGCCGACTTGCTCATCTTGATCGACGGGTCCTGGAGGTCGTAGATCTTCGCGGTCTCGCGCAGGATGTACGGCTTCGGGATGGTGAACGTCTCGCCGTAGCGGCCGTTGAAGCGCTCGGCGAGGTCGCGGGTGAGCTCGATGTGCTGGCGCTGGTCCTCACCCACCGGGACCTCGTGGGCCTGGTAGAGCAGGATGTCGGCGACCTGGAGGATCGGGTACGTGAAGAGGCCGACGCTCGCGCGGTCGGCGCCCTGCCGGGCGGACTTGTCCTTGAACTGCGTCATCCGGCTGGCCTCGCCGAAGCCGGTGAGGCAGTTCATGACCCAGGCGAGCTGCGCGTGCTCGGGGACGTGGCTCTGGACGAACAGCGTGCAGCGCTCGGGGTCGAGACCGGCCGCGAGGAGCTGGGCGGCGGCCAGCCGCGTGTTCGCGCCGAGCTCCTTCGGGTCCTGCGGGACCGTGATCGCGTGCAGGTCGACGACCATGTAGAAGGCGTCGTGGGACTCCTGCAGGGCCACCCACTGGCGGACGGCGCCGAGGTAGTTGCCGAGGTGGAACGAGCCTGCGGTGGGCTGGATTCCGGAGAGCACGCGCGGTCGGTCTGAGGCCATGCCTCTTATTGTCTCAGAGCGCGGGGACCACCCGGAACGGGTCCCGGGCGGCCGCGCGAGCCGCCCGGGAGGCCGCCGGGTCAGCCGAGGTCGATCTCCGGGTACAGCGGGAAGCCCGCGACCAGGTCGGTCGCCCGGCGGGAGATCTCGTCCGCGATCTTCCCGTCCAGGACGTGGGAGGCCTTCGACGGCGCGCCCGACTTCGTGGTGCCGGG
The window above is part of the Streptomyces sp. NBC_00425 genome. Proteins encoded here:
- a CDS encoding MMPL family transporter gives rise to the protein MARWCYRHRLVVLLLWVGALFGLGFSASAAGTDYANVFSLPDTDSKKAYDLMEKAFPARAGDTDTVVWKVDEGSVRDQGVRSRMQPVLDDIAKMKGVGGVTGPYAGGAAQISGDGRIAYAQITFTEQANAVPKELVQDVVDTARGAGRDGLDVEVGGQAVQRVQEPPTGLAEMVGLAAAAVVLFLAFGSLYAMLLPLAVAVFGVGMGLFSTQLLSHVTDIPDLAPLLSSLIGLGVGIDYALFIVTRHRKGVLRGLDPEESTVTALNTSGRAVLFAGGTVCIALAGMLVTNLRFLDGVVIGTSLTVVLSVLAATTLLPALLGFLGVRVLSRRQRRLLAATGPEPEKTSSPSARWSTGVQRRPRTIAALALVVMAVLALPVLSLRLGATDQGNDDASTTTRQAYDLLAEGFGPGFNGPLQVVVADGDATALARGIEDTPGVAQSVALPPAGGVTVIQVVPTTSPQSEQTDTLIDRLRDDVIPASGAEAHVGGVTAVSKDFATVTGDRLPLFIATIIGLGFLLLLVAFRSLVVPLTAAVMNLVAAAASFGVLVAVFQWGWGLDLLGLGKEGPINAFLPVIMLSLLFGLSMDYQVFLVSRMHEEWVHTRDNARAVRVGLAETSRVINSAALIMVCVFLAFVLSGDSGAAMAGVGLAAAVALDAFILRTALVPAAMHLLGNSNWWLPGWLEKRLPHLAVEPKEEAAEQAAAGGDAATVVHGFVRDTAGDPVGGATVTLLTRDGAERDRVTSLADGSYILSVPAAGTYLLVTTAEPPLLKRTRQLTVAGAPLVFDVELEEGAEVG
- a CDS encoding response regulator transcription factor produces the protein MTTACGTVLVVEDEPSIADVLAIALRYHRFEVMTAGTVREALALADRTRPDAALLDVMLPDGDGRALGRELRARRPDLALVFLTARDAPAEIVGALGFGDDYITKPFDIDVVVARITAVLRRTRPADVLPQRPPLRYGDLELDETTYEVHRAGRSVELTPTEYALLRFLVRNGGRVVPKEQLLRHVWQYEHTPPESTVVETYISYLRRKLDSLGPPVITTRRGVGYGLA
- a CDS encoding sensor histidine kinase, yielding MRRIHRHGVHSLRAKLTAASVGLLALGIVVATAVSLMGMRHYLLDQVDTELTRLRDSLGGSRLTLSQIDSLSALSVVSDRLSPRGGDAPPAPDSVFTAVDGRGTALTLFGVEPTEAQRGLADAVRDPDALAAADGPSDVTVHGVPYRATATRLSDGTYILLATSTEALHNGIAKALRLDLAVGTLLLALLACLTLFSVRRRMRPLEDMVETSSAIAEGDLTRRVPSSQHPAHEVEQLRLALNSMLHQVETAYRTRERSAAQLRRFVADASHELRTPLSAIRGYLQLYDQGMLVEPEERRRAWDRMNGEVDRMGRLVDELLMLARLDQRPELRLRTVDVSRLVRESAQDLRAQQPGRPVTVEADGAVLLRADESGLRQVLGNLVGNVRTHTPAGVPVRLGVGRVDGVVRLWVEDEGPGLAAEDAARVFDRFFRAGGGAGSGLGLAIVQGVVGAHGGEVSVRTAPGEGLGVTVTLPTRPKTCA
- a CDS encoding ATP-binding protein, whose product is MSRRNSFRLPRHPASVGLARRRVRDHLVDWGHRPDDPALTGAVLVVSELATNVVRHTSPARSSGRPDPVREREFEVAVTALGDGSCLIEVSDEGRQAPRLRQVGEWEEHGRGLPLVEHIATAWGVWSRGRHGKTVWALVAAPF
- a CDS encoding ABC transporter substrate-binding protein produces the protein MRILLTPLVLAVIAVGGWQLLPSKEKSDATITVGTTDTVTSLDPAGAYDAGSWALFSNVFQSLLTYEPGGVSPVPDAARSCSFAKGSLLTYTCELRDDLAFTDGDKVTAEDVKFSFDRVKKINADVGPASLFSTLKSVDAKNLTVTFHLSSPDATFPFKVATGAGSILDHTRYPADALRTGDGVDGTGPYALTGYTKGEKAELSPNSRYRGAVSTGAPVELRYYSDPEALEKAWKAEDVEAATRQLPPAVLAALNASDPGQRVTEADSSEIRNLYFDTRSGSPLHDVDVRKAVAWLIDREQLASTVYDGTVEPLYSLIPTGITGHTTSFFDSYPAQDPGKARKLLEKAGVSIPVKFTYGYGLGSGSAAAEAAEIKRQLEAGGLFKVNVKGYEWTDFQKRWATGRLDAYAVGWVADYPDPDTFAAPLVGTDSTMNTGYSDKGVDKYIADSRQFADRGRVADDFRGLQQVIAEDVPVIPLWQRKEYVVTSSAVGGGQYLADGNGVFRLWKLDRI
- a CDS encoding metallophosphoesterase; translation: MVIVFALVALTVLVTANWYLWRRLFRDTTRGPGWARRGGAALIAGGWVLAVGALVAERSGAPFLLQQVLAWPGFLWLALSVYLLLGVVVGEAVRPLLRRFLERRARAGAPAGTSVAGPRPDPVPVGAPALERSASGQNPAPGTPGPGESGQRKPGRGKPEPEESGSAKSGPGRPGPEQADSRQQASGQQASGRSASGRSASAEPGAGRPGAGAPSPSRRLFVARVAAGAAAAAAAGTVGYGTYGVLRGPRVKRVTVALAKLPRAAHGYRIAVVSDIHLGPVLGRGFAQKVVDTINATQPDLIAVVGDLVDGSVKDLGPAAAPLSQLRARHGSYFVTGNHEYFSGAASWVEEVRRLGLTPLENARTELGWFDLAGVNDIAGESEGQGPDFTRALGGRDTARACVLLAHQPVQIHDAMRHGVDLQLSGHTHGGQLWPGNFVAAAANPTVAGLERHGDTQLYVSRGAGAWGPPTRVGAPSDITVVELASRHA